One genomic window of Leptotrichia shahii includes the following:
- the nrdG gene encoding anaerobic ribonucleoside-triphosphate reductase activating protein, with the protein MNKLKTEKEKILEKNFSKTPKNDFTLKILTTYKETIVDGVGLRYSLYFAGCSHACPGCHNEYSWNPNHGNTLTYEILEKIANEINENTLLDGITISGGDPLFNPVDMLKVLKFLKEKTGKNIWLYTGYTIEQIRCDELRKKCLEYVDVLVDGRFVKELYDPKIKFRGSSNQRIIKKEDFFIK; encoded by the coding sequence GTGAATAAACTAAAGACAGAAAAAGAAAAAATTTTAGAAAAAAATTTTTCAAAAACTCCAAAAAATGATTTTACATTGAAAATCTTAACAACTTACAAGGAAACAATCGTTGACGGTGTCGGTCTTCGTTATTCACTTTACTTTGCTGGCTGTTCTCATGCCTGCCCTGGGTGCCATAACGAGTATTCATGGAATCCAAATCACGGAAATACTCTAACTTATGAAATTTTAGAAAAAATTGCCAATGAAATAAATGAAAATACTCTGCTTGATGGAATTACAATAAGCGGTGGCGATCCCCTCTTTAATCCAGTAGATATGTTAAAAGTCCTGAAGTTCTTAAAGGAAAAGACTGGAAAGAATATATGGCTTTATACGGGTTATACAATTGAACAAATTCGCTGTGATGAATTGCGAAAAAAATGCCTTGAGTATGTAGATGTGCTAGTTGATGGACGGTTTGTAAAGGAACTTTATGACCCGAAAATAAAATTTAGGGGAAGCAGTAATCAAAGAATTATAAAAAAAGAAGATTTTTTTATTAAATAG
- a CDS encoding anaerobic ribonucleoside triphosphate reductase, giving the protein MVCRKVEKYESKNKGGIKMQPQLTENLKNIIAGIVNVESNDTCNENANMSSMTPAGQMMKFASEVSKIYALENLVSPRFKKAHEKGLIHIHDLDFYSSKTTTCLQYDLADMFENGFYTKHGYIREAQSISTYATLATIIFQTNQNEQHGGQAIPAFDFYMAKGVLKSFRRHLKRRILSFVEIKNGVEITQEYEKNAKEFLKKNVSSIKCNENEIKLLEEYFKINRDDLIKLLVEAYDDTQNETYQAMEGFLHNLNTMHSRGGNQVVFSSINYGTDTSEEGRMVIRELLKATSSGLGKNETPIFPIQIFKVKEGLNYSDNDYELARSDFDEILETVKKQKISYDDNSENKKSLFETPNFDLLLLSCETSSRRLFPNFVFLDSEFNRHEKWRMDDPERYKYEIATMGCRTRVFENVNGEKTSLGRGNLSFTSINFPRIAILTRKNVEKEIAEMEKDGKFANEEEKNNKKVELLTEEFQKRVLEATYLVGDQLYERYNFQRTALAKQFPFMRSNNLWKGLGEKDGNDEVGDAINTGSLSIGFVGGANAMYALFDAEHGTSEVAYKVLYDTIEKMGAVADEFRDKYHLNYSILATPAESLAGRFLRIDRDEFGVIKNVTDRDYYVNSFHIDVKKEISLFDKIRKEAPFHKLTKGGHITYVELDGEARKNMGVMLKIVKVMKDSGIGYGSINHPVDRCRDCGTEAIIYDKCPICGSHNISRIRRITGYLTGDLDSWNSAKQAEEHDRVKHGIK; this is encoded by the coding sequence ATGGTTTGCAGAAAAGTGGAAAAGTATGAAAGTAAAAATAAGGGAGGAATAAAAATGCAACCACAATTAACAGAAAATTTAAAAAATATAATAGCAGGAATAGTGAATGTTGAAAGCAACGATACTTGCAATGAAAATGCTAATATGTCTTCAATGACACCCGCGGGACAAATGATGAAATTTGCAAGTGAAGTATCAAAAATTTACGCTTTGGAAAATTTAGTTTCACCAAGATTCAAAAAAGCTCATGAAAAAGGGCTTATTCATATTCACGATTTGGATTTTTATTCCAGTAAAACTACAACTTGCCTGCAATATGACTTAGCAGATATGTTTGAAAATGGTTTTTATACTAAGCATGGATACATTAGGGAAGCACAAAGTATTTCCACTTATGCAACACTTGCTACCATTATTTTTCAGACAAATCAAAATGAACAGCATGGTGGACAAGCAATACCGGCATTTGACTTCTATATGGCAAAAGGTGTGCTAAAATCGTTTAGACGGCACTTGAAAAGAAGAATTTTGAGCTTCGTAGAAATTAAAAATGGAGTGGAAATTACACAAGAATATGAAAAAAATGCTAAAGAATTTTTGAAAAAAAATGTTTCTTCAATTAAATGCAATGAAAATGAAATCAAATTACTGGAAGAATACTTTAAAATAAATAGAGATGATTTAATTAAGTTGCTAGTTGAGGCTTATGATGATACTCAAAATGAAACTTATCAAGCAATGGAAGGATTTTTGCATAATTTGAACACAATGCACTCTCGTGGTGGAAATCAAGTTGTCTTTTCTTCAATAAATTATGGAACTGACACCTCAGAAGAAGGTAGAATGGTTATCCGTGAATTATTAAAGGCGACATCAAGCGGACTTGGTAAAAATGAAACTCCAATTTTTCCGATACAAATTTTTAAGGTAAAGGAAGGGCTTAATTATTCTGACAATGATTATGAACTAGCTAGAAGCGACTTTGATGAAATTTTGGAAACTGTAAAAAAACAAAAAATTTCTTATGACGATAATTCAGAAAATAAAAAATCACTTTTTGAAACACCAAATTTTGACTTGTTATTATTGTCTTGTGAAACTTCAAGCAGAAGATTATTTCCAAACTTTGTATTTCTGGATTCTGAATTTAACAGACACGAAAAATGGAGAATGGATGATCCAGAAAGATACAAATATGAAATCGCAACAATGGGTTGCCGAACACGTGTATTTGAAAATGTAAATGGTGAAAAAACTAGCCTTGGACGTGGTAATTTGTCCTTTACAAGTATTAATTTCCCTAGAATTGCGATTTTGACTAGAAAAAATGTAGAAAAAGAGATTGCAGAAATGGAAAAAGATGGAAAATTTGCGAATGAAGAAGAAAAAAATAATAAAAAAGTTGAACTTTTAACAGAAGAATTTCAAAAAAGAGTGCTTGAAGCAACATATTTAGTTGGAGATCAACTTTATGAACGTTACAATTTCCAAAGAACAGCTTTGGCAAAACAATTTCCATTTATGAGAAGCAATAATTTATGGAAAGGGCTTGGAGAAAAAGATGGAAATGATGAAGTTGGAGATGCGATAAATACAGGTTCTCTTTCAATTGGTTTTGTTGGAGGGGCAAATGCGATGTATGCTTTATTTGATGCAGAACACGGAACAAGTGAAGTTGCTTATAAGGTGCTTTATGATACGATTGAAAAAATGGGTGCAGTTGCAGATGAATTTAGAGATAAGTATCATTTGAATTATTCAATTTTGGCAACTCCGGCAGAAAGTTTGGCAGGAAGATTTTTACGTATTGATAGAGATGAATTTGGAGTAATTAAAAATGTCACAGATAGGGATTATTATGTAAATTCATTTCATATTGATGTAAAAAAGGAAATTAGCCTTTTTGATAAAATTAGAAAGGAAGCTCCATTTCATAAATTGACAAAAGGTGGACATATTACCTATGTGGAATTAGATGGGGAAGCACGAAAAAATATGGGTGTTATGTTAAAAATTGTAAAAGTTATGAAGGACTCTGGAATTGGTTATGGTTCAATAAATCATCCAGTTGACAGATGCAGAGATTGTGGAACCGAAGCAATAATTTATGATAAATGCCCAATTTGTGGAAGTCATAATATTTCTAGAATTAGAAGAATAACAGGCTATCTGACAGGAGATTTAGACAGCTGGAATAGCGCTAAGCAAGCCGAAGAACACGACAGGGTAAAACACGGTATAAAATAA
- a CDS encoding metal ABC transporter permease produces the protein MNILNLLITDHTFRTVALGCLLLGMVSGILGCFAVLRKQSLLGDAVSHASLPGVCLAFLFTNVKNTEVLLLGALITGIVCIGLIQLIQNYTKIKFDSALALILSVFFGLGLVLLSYLNKLPGANKSGLNKFIFGQASTFIKRDVNIIFITGIILLIIIILFWKEFKIVSFDSDFAKTLGFPSKKIEILISILIVTTVIIGIQAAGVILISAMLISPAVAARQWTDKLSIMVILAAFFGGISGLLGTLISISESNLPTGPVIVIIISIIVIISILFSNKRGIVFKIIRNQKRKKEFKKKLENKKSELNSLKMNNLERGK, from the coding sequence ATGAATATATTAAATCTTCTTATAACAGATCATACATTCAGAACAGTTGCACTTGGTTGTCTATTGCTTGGAATGGTTTCAGGAATACTTGGATGTTTTGCCGTTTTACGAAAGCAAAGTTTATTGGGAGATGCAGTTTCTCATGCTTCACTTCCCGGAGTTTGCTTAGCTTTTTTATTTACAAACGTGAAAAATACAGAAGTTTTGCTGCTTGGTGCCTTAATAACAGGAATTGTATGTATTGGTTTAATCCAATTAATTCAAAATTATACAAAAATAAAATTTGATAGTGCTTTAGCATTGATTTTATCAGTATTTTTTGGGTTAGGGTTAGTTTTACTTTCTTATTTGAATAAATTGCCGGGTGCAAATAAATCGGGATTAAATAAATTTATTTTTGGGCAAGCATCGACATTTATTAAAAGAGATGTAAATATTATCTTCATTACAGGGATTATTCTTTTAATTATAATTATTCTTTTCTGGAAGGAATTTAAAATTGTTTCGTTTGACTCTGATTTTGCCAAAACATTGGGATTTCCAAGCAAGAAAATCGAAATATTAATTTCCATATTGATTGTAACTACTGTAATAATAGGTATTCAGGCGGCAGGAGTAATATTAATAAGTGCAATGCTTATTTCTCCAGCAGTTGCGGCACGGCAATGGACAGACAAACTTTCAATTATGGTAATTTTGGCGGCTTTTTTTGGTGGAATATCAGGTTTGCTTGGAACTTTGATTAGTATAAGTGAAAGTAATTTGCCTACCGGGCCTGTTATTGTCATAATTATAAGTATAATTGTAATTATTAGTATTCTTTTTTCAAATAAAAGAGGGATTGTATTTAAAATTATAAGAAATCAGAAAAGAAAAAAAGAATTTAAGAAAAAACTTGAAAATAAAAAATCTGAATTAAATAGTTTAAAAATGAATAATTTGGAAAGGGGGAAATAA
- the guaA gene encoding glutamine-hydrolyzing GMP synthase — MKEKIIIIDFGSQYSQLIARRIREMEVYCEIVPLIDIEKIKTGKEKVKGIIFSGGPASVYEKDAPTVNPEVFNLNLPILGICYGMQLITHLNGGKVEKADSREFGKAVLEVKNNDNPLFIGVKKSSNIWMSHNDHITELPKDFEVIAKTDSSIAAITNNNGIYALQFHPEVVHSECGTQILENFVFNICKCEKNWKISSFITEKTKFIKETVGDEHVLLALSGGVDSSVAAVLINNAIGHQLTCMFVDTGLLRKDEGKKVLEYYKEHFDLNIVFVDAKDRFLNKLKGVDEPEAKRKIIGNEFIEVFNEEIRKLKGQEGAKFLAQGTIYPDVIESQSIKGPSHTIKSHHNVGGLPEDLQFELLEPLKELFKDEVRKVGHELGLPDTIIKRHPFPGPGLGIRVIGEVTPDKVKILQEADDIFITELMEKGLYDKVDQAFVTLLPVKTVGVMGDQRTYEFVAAIRSVNTIDFMTATWSKLPYEFLEEVSNKIINRVNGINRIVYDISSKPPGTIEWE; from the coding sequence GTGAAGGAAAAAATTATTATTATCGATTTTGGTTCACAATATAGCCAGCTAATTGCTAGAAGAATTAGAGAAATGGAAGTTTATTGTGAAATTGTGCCTTTAATTGATATTGAAAAAATAAAAACTGGGAAAGAAAAGGTAAAAGGGATTATATTTTCTGGAGGACCTGCCTCAGTTTACGAAAAAGATGCTCCAACTGTAAATCCTGAAGTATTTAACCTAAATCTTCCTATCTTGGGAATCTGTTACGGAATGCAGCTAATTACACATTTGAATGGCGGAAAAGTTGAAAAGGCTGATTCGAGAGAATTTGGAAAGGCTGTATTGGAAGTAAAAAACAATGATAATCCATTGTTCATAGGAGTCAAAAAATCTTCTAACATCTGGATGAGCCACAATGACCACATCACAGAATTGCCAAAAGATTTTGAAGTAATTGCAAAAACCGATTCATCAATTGCTGCAATTACAAATAATAATGGAATTTACGCATTACAATTCCATCCAGAAGTAGTTCATTCTGAATGTGGAACTCAAATTTTGGAAAATTTTGTATTTAACATTTGTAAATGTGAAAAAAATTGGAAAATTTCAAGTTTTATCACTGAAAAAACAAAATTTATAAAAGAAACTGTTGGAGATGAGCATGTACTTCTTGCCCTTTCAGGTGGAGTAGATTCATCAGTTGCTGCAGTTCTTATTAACAATGCAATTGGACATCAGCTTACTTGCATGTTTGTAGATACTGGACTTTTGAGAAAAGATGAAGGTAAAAAAGTATTGGAATACTACAAGGAACATTTTGACTTGAATATTGTATTTGTTGATGCAAAAGACAGATTTCTAAATAAATTAAAAGGTGTAGATGAACCTGAAGCCAAAAGAAAAATTATTGGAAATGAATTTATTGAAGTATTTAATGAAGAAATTAGAAAACTTAAAGGTCAAGAAGGTGCAAAATTTTTGGCACAGGGAACAATTTATCCAGATGTTATTGAATCCCAATCTATAAAAGGACCTTCCCACACAATAAAATCTCACCACAATGTTGGAGGATTGCCAGAAGACTTGCAATTTGAGTTATTAGAACCTTTGAAGGAATTATTTAAGGATGAAGTTAGAAAGGTAGGACACGAGCTTGGACTTCCTGATACAATCATAAAAAGACATCCATTCCCAGGTCCAGGACTTGGAATCCGTGTAATTGGAGAAGTAACACCTGACAAAGTAAAAATCCTTCAGGAAGCCGATGATATTTTTATTACTGAATTAATGGAAAAAGGACTTTATGATAAAGTAGATCAAGCATTTGTAACATTACTTCCTGTAAAAACTGTCGGAGTAATGGGAGATCAAAGAACTTATGAATTTGTAGCGGCAATTCGTTCAGTAAATACAATTGATTTTATGACAGCCACTTGGTCAAAACTTCCTTATGAATTTCTGGAAGAGGTGTCAAATAAGATTATAAACAGAGTAAATGGGATTAACAGAATTGTATATGATATTTCTTCTAAACCGCCTGGAACAATTGAGTGGGAATAA
- a CDS encoding metal ABC transporter permease, whose protein sequence is MNFSLEIQLIAIMVASACSILGTFLVLKSMAMVSDAITHTILLGIVVAFFAVHDLNSPLLIVGAGIVGVLTVYLVELLNSTRLVKEDSAIGVVFPLLFSIAVILISRYAGNVHLDVDSVLLGELAFAPFNRIQIFGFSIAKGLVATFIVFLLKKV, encoded by the coding sequence ATGAATTTTTCATTGGAAATACAATTAATTGCGATAATGGTGGCAAGTGCCTGCTCGATTTTAGGAACATTTCTGGTTTTAAAAAGTATGGCAATGGTTTCGGATGCGATTACGCACACTATCTTACTTGGAATTGTAGTTGCATTTTTTGCAGTTCATGACTTAAATTCTCCCTTGTTAATCGTTGGTGCGGGAATAGTTGGAGTTTTAACCGTTTACCTTGTGGAACTTCTTAATTCAACAAGACTTGTCAAGGAAGATTCTGCAATTGGAGTGGTTTTTCCGCTGTTATTCAGTATTGCGGTAATTTTAATTTCAAGATATGCTGGAAATGTACATTTGGATGTTGATTCAGTATTACTGGGAGAACTGGCATTTGCACCATTTAATCGGATACAGATATTTGGATTTAGCATTGCTAAAGGATTAGTTGCAACTTTTATCGTTTTTCTCCTAAAAAAGGTCTAA
- a CDS encoding metal ABC transporter ATP-binding protein — MNQNVSDDIIIRVEDLTVAYEDKPVLWDVELDIKKGVLMAIVGPNGAGKSTLIKAMLDLLKPVTGEVRFYNEKYSKVRDKIAYVPQRGSVDWDFPTTVFDVVEMGRYGKVGWLKKVRKIDKEKTKEAIHKVEMDEFSDRQISQLSGGQQQRVFLARALVQDAEIYFMDEPFQGVDSKTEKSIVNILKKLRDEKKTVIVVHHDLQTVKDYFDYVTFINVSVIASGPVEEIFTPENIEKTYKSKKATQNNGNLSEIEKER; from the coding sequence ATGAATCAAAATGTTTCTGATGATATTATTATAAGGGTTGAGGATTTAACGGTAGCTTATGAAGATAAGCCTGTTTTGTGGGATGTTGAGCTTGACATTAAAAAGGGAGTCCTTATGGCTATAGTGGGACCAAATGGGGCTGGGAAATCTACTTTAATTAAAGCAATGCTTGATTTACTAAAGCCTGTTACTGGAGAAGTAAGATTTTATAATGAAAAATATAGCAAAGTGCGGGATAAGATAGCTTATGTACCACAAAGAGGAAGTGTTGACTGGGATTTTCCCACTACTGTATTTGATGTTGTGGAAATGGGGCGTTATGGAAAAGTCGGGTGGTTAAAGAAAGTTAGAAAAATTGATAAAGAAAAAACGAAAGAAGCGATTCACAAAGTTGAAATGGATGAATTTTCAGATAGGCAAATAAGCCAGTTGTCTGGTGGTCAGCAGCAAAGAGTGTTTTTGGCACGGGCATTAGTGCAGGATGCTGAAATATATTTTATGGATGAGCCGTTTCAAGGTGTCGACAGTAAAACGGAAAAATCTATTGTAAATATTTTAAAAAAATTGCGAGATGAGAAAAAAACTGTAATTGTTGTTCATCATGATTTGCAGACAGTAAAGGATTATTTTGATTATGTGACATTTATAAATGTGTCTGTTATAGCTTCTGGACCTGTGGAAGAAATTTTTACTCCTGAAAATATTGAAAAAACATATAAGAGTAAAAAAGCAACTCAAAATAATGGAAATCTGTCTGAAATTGAAAAGGAGCGATAA